A stretch of the Lepus europaeus isolate LE1 unplaced genomic scaffold, mLepTim1.pri SCAFFOLD_3_1, whole genome shotgun sequence genome encodes the following:
- the LOC133755218 gene encoding LOW QUALITY PROTEIN: zinc finger protein 658B-like (The sequence of the model RefSeq protein was modified relative to this genomic sequence to represent the inferred CDS: substituted 6 bases at 6 genomic stop codons): MIAFEDLAVYFSWEEWQNMNNAQKILYRDVMLETYSSLFSLEQGEEPWMVDKCLNQSLSGQSANKRQEAKAESVHMLTGSLSMNFSQALLLMTAGFVDQTQAFRDTMVMKRDDLVRINQESQDTNLNQDFMKNNKTSAHKRIELRKTLSLNSSHIPTLIIKKGIYSGLKPEECNKCHTVYPPSGPDQLQAGEKFDTTTIPGKSLQFFEPLNQHDNIHIMKQPFGPTGQAKVFTRKMFWKSERRLNTREKLYTCNPFGKSLSINSPYECKDCGKAFGQKSVLRKCEQIHTAEKPHESSDCGKAFTQRSYLINHQRIHTGEKLYKCLHCGRGFLWKSVLIVHQRIHTGEKPHECNDCGKAFGQKSDLIIHQQIHTGDNPHECNDCGKAFGHKSHLIIYQRIHREEKLHKCNDCGKAFGRKSYLILHQRIYTGEKPHECNDCGKAFGRKSQLLIHQRIHTGEKAHKCNDCGKAFGHKSHLIIHQQIHTGEKPHECNDCGKAFGHKSHLIIHQQIHTGEKPHECNDCGKAFGHKSNLMNHQQIHTGEKPHECNDCGKAFGQKSDLIKHQRIHTGEKPHECNDCGKAFGHKSHLIKHQRIHTGEKPHKCNDCGKAFGQKSHLIIHQRIHTGQKPHECNDCGKAFGQKSGLIVHQRIHTGQKPHKCNDCGKAFARKSDLIVHQRIHTGQKPHECNDCGKAFGYKSALLIHQRIHTGEKPHECNDCGKAFGCKSNLMKHQRIHTGEKPHKCNDCGKAFGHKSHLIIHQQIHTGEKPHECNDCGKAFGHKSNLMKHQRIHTGEKPHKCNDCGKAFGRKSHLIIHQRIHTGEKPHECNDCGKAFGQKSDLIKHQRIHTGEKPHECNDCGKAFGQKSDLIKHQRIHTGEKPHECNDCGKAFGHKSHLIIHQRIHTGQKPHECNDCGKAFGQKSGLIVHQRIHTGQKPHKCNDCGKAFGQKSDLINHQRIHTGEKPHKCNDCGKAFGQKSGLIVHQRIHTGQKTHECNDCGKAFGQKSGLIVHQRIHTGQKPHKCNDCGKAFARKSDLIVHQRIHTGQKPHECNDCGKAFGYKSALLIHQQIHTGEKPHECNDCGKAFGHKSNLMKHQRIHTGEKPHKCNDCGKAFGRKSHLIIHQRIHTGEKPHECNDCGKAFGQKSDLIKHQRIHTGEKPHECNDCGKAFGQKSDLIKHQRIHTGEKPHECNDCGKAFGHKSHLIIHQRIHTGQKPHECNDCGKAFGQKSGLIVHQRIHTGQKPHKCNDCGKAFGQKSDLINHQRIHTGEKPHKCNDCGKAFGQKSGLIVHQRIHTGQKTHECNDCGKAFGQKSGLIVHQRIHTGQKPHKCNDCGKAFGQKSDLINHQRIHTGEKPHKCNDCGKAFGRKSDLINHQRIHTGEKPHECNDCGKAFGRKSQLLIHQRIHTGEKPHKCNDCGKAFGRKSDLINHQRIHTGEKPHECNDCEKAFGRKSQLLIHQRIHTGEKPHECNDCGKAFGRKSQLLIHQRIHTGQKPHECNDXTSXMXYCGXAFGRKSHLISYWRIHTGEKPHESNDQGKASGXKSILXKHQRIHTGQKPHECNDCGKAFGQKSDLIIHQQIHTGWKPHECNDCG; encoded by the exons tggtcATGAAAAGGGATGACCTGGTTAGGATCAACCAGGAAAGTCAGGACACAAATCTGAATcaggattttatgaaaaataacaagacatcagCTCACAAGAGAATTGAATTAAGAAAAACCCTTAGTTTAAATTCAAGCCATATTCCAACACTGATTATTAAAAAGGGAATCTATTCAGGATTGAAGCCTGAGGAATGCAATAAATGTCACACTGTGTATCCTCCCAGTGGGCCTGATCAACTACaggctggagagaaatttgataCCACTACAATACCTGGAAAATCTCTCCAGTTCTTTGAGCCTCTTAATCAGCATGACAATATTCACAtcatgaagcagccatttggacccACTGGACAAGCAAAAGTCTTCACAAGAAAGATGTTCTGGAAATCTGAGAGG AGACTAAATACAAGGGAAAAACTTTACACATGTAACCCTTTTGGAAAATCACTCAGTATTAattcaccttatgaatgtaaagactgtggaaaagcctttggacaaaagtcagtccTCAGGAAATGTGAACAAATTCACACAGCAGAGAAACCTCATGAATctagtgactgtggaaaagcctttacacaAAGGTCAtacctcataaaccatcagcgaattcacacaggggagaaactttaTAAATGCCTTCATTGTGGAAGAGGCTTTCTGTGGAAGTCAGTcctcatcgtacaccagagaattcacacaggggagaaacctcatgaatgtaatgactgtggaaaagcctttggacaaaagtcagacctcatcatacaccagcaaattcacacaggggataaccctcatgaatgtaatgactgtggaaaagcatttggacacaagtcacacctcatcatataTCAGCGAATTCACAGAGAGGAGAAacttcataaatgtaatgactgtggaaaagcctttggaagaaagtcatACCTCATATTACACCAGAGAATTtatacaggggagaaacctcatgaatgtaatgactgtggaaaagcctttggaagaaagtcacagctcctcatacatcagcgaattcacacaggggagaaagctcataaatgtaatgactgtggaaaagcatttggacacaagtcacacctcatcatacaccagcaaattcacacaggggagaaacctcatgaatgtaatgactgtggaaaagcatttggacacaagtcacacctcatcatacaccagcaaattcacacaggggagaaacctcatgaatgtaatgactgtggaaaagcatttggacacaagtcaaacctcatgaaccatcagcaaattcacacaggggagaaacctcatgaatgtaatgactgtggaaaagcatttggacaaaaATCAGACCTCAtaaaacatcagcgaattcacacaggggagaaacctcatgaatgtaatgactgtggaaaagcctttggacacaagtcacacctcataaaacatcagcgaattcacacaggggagaaacctcataaatgtaatgactgtggaaaagcatttggacaaaagtcacacctcatcatacaccagcgaattcacacagggcagaaacctcatgaatgtaatgactgtggaaaagcctttggacaaaagtcaggcctcatcgtacaccagagaattcacacagggcagaaacctcataaatgtaatgactgtggaaaagcctttgcacgaaagtcagacctcatcgtacaccagcgaattcacacagggcagaaacctcatgaatgtaatgactgtggaaaagcctttggatacaAGTCAGCCCTCctcatacatcagcgaattcacacaggggagaaacctcatgaatgtaatgactgtggaaaagcctttggatgcaagtcaaacctcatgaaacatcagcgaattcacacaggggagaaacctcataaatgtaatgactgtggaaaagcatttggacacaagtcacacctcatcatacaccagcaaattcacacaggggagaaacctcatgaatgtaatgactgtggaaaagcatttggacacaagtcaaacctcatgaaacatcagcgaattcacacaggggagaaacctcataaatgtaatgactgtggaaaagcatttggaagaaagtcacacctcatcatacaccagagaattcacacaggggagaaacctcatgaatgtaatgactgtggaaaagcctttggacaaaaatcagacctcataaaacatcagcgaattcacacaggggagaaacctcatgaatgtaatgactgtggaaaagcctttggacaaaaatcagacctcataaaacatcagcgaattcacacaggggagaaacctcatgaatgtaatgactgtggaaaagcctttggacacaagtcacacctcatcatacaccagcgaattcacacagggcagaaacctcatgaatgtaatgactgtggaaaagcctttggacaaaagtcaggcctcatcgtacaccagagaattcacacagggcagaaacctcataaatgtaatgactgtggaaaagcctttggacaaaagtcagacctcataaaccatcagcgaattcacacaggggagaaacctcataaatgtaatgactgtggaaaagcctttggacaaaagtcaggcctcatcgtacaccagagaattcacacagggcagaaaactcatgaatgtaatgactgtggaaaagcctttggacaaaagtcaggcctcatcgtacaccagagaattcacacagggcagaaacctcataaatgtaatgactgtggaaaagcctttgcacgaaagtcagacctcatcgtacaccagcgaattcacacagggcagaaacctcatgaatgtaatgactgtggaaaagcctttggatacaAGTCAGCCCTCCtcatacaccagcaaattcacacaggggagaaacctcatgaatgtaatgactgtggaaaagcatttggacacaagtcaaacctcatgaaacatcagcgaattcacacaggggagaaacctcataaatgtaatgactgtggaaaagcatttggaagaaagtcacacctcatcatacaccagagaattcacacaggggagaaacctcatgaatgtaatgactgtggaaaagcctttggacaaaaatcagacctcataaaacatcagcgaattcacacaggggagaaacctcatgaatgtaatgactgtggaaaagcctttggacaaaaatcagacctcataaaacatcagcgaattcacacaggggagaaacctcatgaatgtaatgactgtggaaaagcctttggacacaagtcacacctcatcatacaccagcgaattcacacagggcagaaacctcatgaatgtaatgactgtggaaaagcctttggacaaaagtcaggcctcatcgtacaccagagaattcacacagggcagaaacctcataaatgtaatgactgtggaaaagcctttggacaaaagtcagacctcataaaccatcagcgaattcacacaggggagaaacctcataaatgtaatgactgtggaaaagcctttggacaaaagtcaggcctcatcgtacaccagagaattcacacagggcagaaaactcatgaatgtaatgactgtggaaaagcctttggacaaaagtcaggcctcatcgtacaccagagaattcacacagggcagaaacctcataaatgtaatgactgtggaaaagcctttggacaaaagtcagacctcataaaccatcagcgaattcacacaggggagaaacctcataaatgtaatgactgtggaaaagcatttggaagaaagtcagacctcataaaccatcagcgaattcacacaggggagaaacctcatgaatgtaatgactgtggaaaagcctttggaagaaagtcacagctcctcatacatcagcgaattcacacaggggagaaacctcataaatgtaatgactgtggaaaagcatttggaagaaagtcagacctcataaaccatcagcgaattcacacaggggagaaacctcatgaatgtaatgactgtgaaaaagcctttggaagaaagtcacagctcctcatacatcagcgaattcacacaggggagaaacctcatgaatgtaatgactgtggaaaagcctttggaagaaagtcacagctcctcatacatcagcgaattcacacagggcagaaacctcatgaatgtaatgact aaacctcataaatgtaatacTGTGGATAagcatttggaagaaagtcacacctcatatcATActggagaattcacacaggggagaaaccccatgAAAGTAATGACCAAGGGAAAGCCTCTGGATAAAAGTCAATCCTttagaaacatcagagaattcacacagggcagaaacctcatgaatgtaatgactgtggaaaagcctttggacaaaagtcagacctcatcatacaccagcaaattcacacagggtggaaacctcatgaatgtaatgactgtgga